In the genome of Verrucomicrobiia bacterium, one region contains:
- a CDS encoding ATP-binding cassette domain-containing protein, producing MNDAFISFDRLAIGYHNVPVLSDITLRIARGSFTALLGANGSGKSTLLKTLLGLQPPVAGQFHVQGANGKPVVFGYVPQTIQFDPLYLLTGFEVALMGVYQRVRPGRFVPREERTFVHECLAATGADGFARQRFSDLSGGQKQRVLIARALATRPDALVLDEPTAGVDTAATHALLEFISQIHREQKLTILLVTHDLPLVRRHAQQVIWLHEGKVLNGTAAELLSPEHLAEMLEMEIS from the coding sequence ATGAACGACGCTTTCATTTCCTTCGACCGCCTGGCGATTGGTTACCACAACGTGCCGGTGTTGTCAGACATCACACTCCGCATCGCGCGCGGCAGTTTCACGGCCCTGTTGGGGGCCAACGGTTCGGGCAAATCCACCTTGCTGAAAACGCTGCTCGGATTGCAGCCCCCGGTGGCGGGGCAATTTCACGTGCAGGGCGCCAATGGAAAACCGGTGGTGTTCGGCTACGTGCCGCAAACGATCCAGTTTGATCCGTTGTATCTGCTCACCGGCTTCGAGGTGGCGCTCATGGGCGTGTATCAGCGCGTCCGGCCCGGGCGGTTTGTGCCGCGGGAAGAGCGGACGTTCGTGCATGAGTGCCTGGCTGCCACGGGCGCGGACGGCTTCGCGCGCCAGCGGTTCAGCGATCTTTCCGGCGGTCAGAAGCAGCGGGTGCTGATCGCCCGCGCCCTGGCCACGCGGCCGGACGCGCTGGTTCTGGACGAACCCACCGCCGGCGTGGACACGGCCGCCACGCACGCGCTGCTGGAGTTCATCTCCCAGATTCACCGGGAACAAAAACTGACCATTCTGCTCGTGACGCACGACCTGCCGCTGGTGCGCCGCCACGCGCAGCAGGTGATCTGGTTGCACGAGGGGAAAGTCCTGAATGGAACTGCGGCGGAGTTGCTTTCCCCCGAACACCTCGCGGAAATGCTGGAAATGGAGATCAGTTGA
- a CDS encoding metal ABC transporter permease has product METLHQILSPDFLLRNSVYTSVLIGFACPLVGVFLVLRRLVFMGVALPQVSSTGVAVALSIPMWLGVLPGSHSAHEEHVLAFAGATIFSLVAILWLAFLERRGRGLPEGRLGTTYVVAAAMSILLLSKNRYAEVGWLDLMKGEIITVDNFDLAFTAGSLATVLLVLGLFYKELLLVSFDRVMAATLGRNVVFWDALLYLLIGLTVSMAVLSVGPLISFGFLLIPALTAHLFARNMRQFTILASLLGGVVSFVGFWLAYQWDWPIGPTDVVLLGGVYAMAFLLRSIVRWSGSKRAAAA; this is encoded by the coding sequence ATGGAAACGCTGCACCAAATTCTTTCGCCGGACTTCCTCCTGCGCAACTCGGTTTACACGAGCGTGCTGATCGGTTTTGCCTGTCCGCTGGTCGGGGTGTTTCTCGTCCTGCGCCGGCTGGTGTTCATGGGCGTGGCGCTGCCGCAGGTTTCCTCGACCGGCGTGGCGGTGGCGCTTTCGATCCCCATGTGGCTGGGGGTTCTGCCTGGCAGTCACAGCGCGCATGAAGAACACGTGCTCGCCTTTGCGGGCGCCACGATTTTTTCGCTCGTCGCGATTCTGTGGCTGGCCTTTTTGGAACGGCGCGGGCGCGGGCTGCCCGAGGGCCGGCTGGGAACGACGTATGTCGTCGCCGCGGCAATGAGCATTTTGCTGCTGTCCAAGAACCGTTACGCGGAGGTGGGCTGGCTCGATTTGATGAAGGGCGAAATCATCACGGTGGACAACTTCGATCTCGCCTTTACCGCCGGGTCGCTGGCCACGGTGCTGCTCGTGTTGGGGCTGTTTTACAAGGAACTGCTGCTTGTTTCGTTTGACCGCGTCATGGCCGCGACGCTGGGGCGGAACGTGGTGTTCTGGGATGCGCTCCTTTATCTGCTGATCGGATTGACCGTCTCGATGGCGGTCTTGAGCGTGGGGCCGCTGATTTCCTTTGGCTTTCTCCTGATTCCGGCGCTGACCGCGCATTTGTTCGCCCGCAACATGCGCCAATTCACCATCCTGGCCTCGCTGCTGGGCGGCGTGGTTTCGTTTGTTGGCTTCTGGCTGGCCTACCAATGGGACTGGCCGATTGGTCCGACGGACGTGGTCCTGCTCGG